The sequence AAAGACCCGCAACGGATTTGAGCAAACCTACTTCGATTATCTGATCGCGCGGAACTTCGAGATTCGCGTTATATCGAACCAGAGCACTGGTTCCATGTATTTGACGCGTTTCAAGTTCGGCGGCCAAGACAAAGCGTCCGATTAATTGACTGGTTAAATCCTTGATTCGTGCGAGTCCCGCATGGGTGCCATCGTAAAAAGTTGGCCAACAGGATAATTTCTGTAAGCGGTGGAGCGCGGCTTCAAATTCTGCTTCACTCGCATCTCCCGCATAATCATGAATCATCACTTCGAACAAGAGGTGCAGGTCGTTATCGAAATCAGCAACACTGACTTGACCCGCAACTAAGGCATCCTCAAGGTCATGAACGGAGTATGAAACATCGTCAGACCAATCCATGATCTGTGCCTCGATACAGCGTTGAAAGCCGGGCGCTCCTTCGCGCATCCACTTGAATATCTCCAGATCCTCTTTGTAGACGCCATATTTTGGCGAACTTACTTCGCCAGACCAGGGATATTTGGTGACGGCATCAAGTGAAGCACGCGTGAGGTTAACACCGACAGAATTTCCAACTAGATCTAGGCTCTTTGCTTCCAGGCGGGTAAGCAAACGGAAACTCTGCGCATTCCCCTCAAAGCCACCCGCGCTCTGTGCGATGTGCGCAAGCGCGGCCTCGCCATTGTGCCCAAATGGTGGATGACCCAGGTCGTGGGCCAGACAAGCGGTATCGAGTAGATCAGGATCCGCACCAAGGGAGTCGCCTAATTCACGGCCAATCTGCGCAACTTCTAACGAATGCGAAAGTCGAGTTCGTTGGAAATCATTCTCCCAAGGCACAGCTACCTGCGTCTTCGCTCCCAGCCTGCGAAGGGAAGCCGAGTGGATGACTCTCGCGCGATCGCGCATGAACTCAGTGCGTCCGGACCGCTTAGCAGGCTCGGAAATAAAGCGCTCCAGGTCATGACCACTGTAGGCACTCATAAAGGGAACTCTATTACCGACTCAGGTGATCGCTCAGGTGAATCCCCCGTCGCCCAAGGGTGACGTAGGCAAGATAAGCCCCAGTTTCGCGGATGAGATAGTGGAGATTGAAATGTGCCAGGGAATTTGCTCCGGTTCGCACGGGCGAACAACTGGGTTCTGCTCCCAGATCAGTCGCCATCGTCATAGCTCTTAAGCAATGGTACGGGTCAGTCACAATGATGACGGTGTGAATTTTCTGCTTCTTCATTTCGGCGATATATGCGCGAGTACTGACAAAGGTATCCCTACCTTTTTCGGTTGCGACGATTGTCCTTTTGGGGACGCCATGATTTTCGAGCCAGAACTCTGCAGATGCCGCTTCTGTCGTGCGATCGCCAGGAGCGCCTCCTCCGACGGTGATAATTGATGGAGCAAAGCCCAAGTCATAAATTCTCTTGGCCTCAACGAGTCGCGCAAGCAGCGCACCGCTGGGTCGTCCATCAAATTGAGCCGCGCCAAGCACAACAATTACCTCTCCTGTTCGAGTTTTCGAATTGTGGGCAGCCATCCACACTCTCCCAAGTGTAAAAAGTGGGATTACCAAAGCAAGAAGAATGAGCGCGCTCAACACCCTGCGAATTAGACGAAATCCGAACATGTCACCCGCCCGAAAACGCATCTTCGAGTTCAATATGAACTAACTCATCAGGATCTTTAAGCCAACCATCTGGAAGTGTTACAGGTCGGCCGTGACTCGTGCGCCCGCGCGGCAGATTGCCAACATCAATTGGGTAAGGCTGATCGGTGAGTTGATGAAGTAGCGATCGCAGCTCCTCCAGCGAGGAGACCATTCCAAACTGACGGCGCAAATCACTTGGAACTCTAAAGCCTTTTAGATACCAGGCCATGTGCTTGCGCAAATCGCGGCATCCCCGCTCCTCTGATTGGAAGTATTCAACAATCAATTCTGCGTGACGATACATCACCACTCGAACTTCAAAGAGTGTAGGCAAGTGACGATCCTCTTGTCCGTTAAATGCATTGACGAGATCGCGAAATAGCCACGGCCGGCCCAGACACCCTCGACCGACAACAACTCCGGCGCAACCCGTCTGCTCCATCATTGCGATTCCGTCTGCTCCACTCCAAATATCGCCATTGCCGAGAACCGGAACGCCATCTGGCTTGAGGTGTTCGACCAAGCGACTAATTGCGCTCCAATCAGATTTACCTTCATACATCTGCTCGGCAGTTCTTGCATGAAGGGCAACCCAATTCACTCCAAGATCGGCAGCAGACTTGGCAGCCTCCAAATATGTGTGGTGGTCTGTATCAATACCAATTCGCATCTTGACCGTGACTGGTATACCGAACGGGGTCGCTGCTTCGACTGCAGCTCCAACAATCGCGGAGAAAAGTCTGCGCTTGTATGGAAGTGCCGCCCCGCCACCTTTTCGGGTTACTTTTGGGACAGGGCAACCGAAATTCATATCAATATGATCGGCTAGATCTTCTTTGCCAATCATTGTTACGGCAGCACCCATCACATCGGGATCCACGCTATAGAGTTGAACTGATCGCGGCCATTCGTCTTCGCCTGGGGCGATCATTCTTAATGTTTCAGGGCGGCGCTCAATGAGCGCACGTGCCGTCACCATTTCGGAGACAAAAAGTCCAGCACCTTGTTCTCGGCAGAGTGTTCTAAAGGGCGCATTTGTTATTCCGGCCATGGGCGCTAAAACAACTGGCGGATTTATTTCATAATCCCCGCTAGATAGTTTGAGCGTGAGAGGGGTTATGCCCCTAGCAGTCGTGGCGCTAGCCATGCCTCTACCTGATCGAGGGAAATACGCTCCTGCGCCATGGTGTCGCGATGGCGAATTGTCACTGCTTGATCAGCAAGGGTTTCAAAGTCAACCGTGATGCAAAACGGTGTCCCGATTTCATCTTGTCGACGATAACGACGGCCAATCGCCCCTGCATCATCAAAATCGATATTCCAGATCTTCCGCAGTTGGGTTGCTAGATCTCGGGCCTTTGGCGAGAGATCTGCATTGCGCGACAGAGGAAGTACCGCGACTTTAACTGGTGCAAGCCGGTAGTCGATCTTAAGAACCGAGCGCTTCTCCATTTCGCCCTTTGCATTGGGTGCCTCATCTTCGGTAAATGCATCCATTAAGAATGTCAAGGTTGCCCGGTCTACACCCAGCGCCGGTTCGATTACGAATGGAGTCCATCGCTCATTCTTCTCTTGATCAAACCACGAGAGATCTTTCCCCGAACTAGCAGAATGAGCTTTCAAGTCAAAATCTGTGCGGTTGGCAATACCCTCGAGTTCGCCCCATTCGGTACCG comes from Candidatus Paceibacterota bacterium and encodes:
- the dusB gene encoding tRNA dihydrouridine synthase DusB, translating into MASATTARGITPLTLKLSSGDYEINPPVVLAPMAGITNAPFRTLCREQGAGLFVSEMVTARALIERRPETLRMIAPGEDEWPRSVQLYSVDPDVMGAAVTMIGKEDLADHIDMNFGCPVPKVTRKGGGAALPYKRRLFSAIVGAAVEAATPFGIPVTVKMRIGIDTDHHTYLEAAKSAADLGVNWVALHARTAEQMYEGKSDWSAISRLVEHLKPDGVPVLGNGDIWSGADGIAMMEQTGCAGVVVGRGCLGRPWLFRDLVNAFNGQEDRHLPTLFEVRVVMYRHAELIVEYFQSEERGCRDLRKHMAWYLKGFRVPSDLRRQFGMVSSLEELRSLLHQLTDQPYPIDVGNLPRGRTSHGRPVTLPDGWLKDPDELVHIELEDAFSGG
- a CDS encoding YdcF family protein, which translates into the protein MAAHNSKTRTGEVIVVLGAAQFDGRPSGALLARLVEAKRIYDLGFAPSIITVGGGAPGDRTTEAASAEFWLENHGVPKRTIVATEKGRDTFVSTRAYIAEMKKQKIHTVIIVTDPYHCLRAMTMATDLGAEPSCSPVRTGANSLAHFNLHYLIRETGAYLAYVTLGRRGIHLSDHLSR
- a CDS encoding deoxyguanosinetriphosphate triphosphohydrolase, whose protein sequence is MSAYSGHDLERFISEPAKRSGRTEFMRDRARVIHSASLRRLGAKTQVAVPWENDFQRTRLSHSLEVAQIGRELGDSLGADPDLLDTACLAHDLGHPPFGHNGEAALAHIAQSAGGFEGNAQSFRLLTRLEAKSLDLVGNSVGVNLTRASLDAVTKYPWSGEVSSPKYGVYKEDLEIFKWMREGAPGFQRCIEAQIMDWSDDVSYSVHDLEDALVAGQVSVADFDNDLHLLFEVMIHDYAGDASEAEFEAALHRLQKLSCWPTFYDGTHAGLARIKDLTSQLIGRFVLAAELETRQIHGTSALVRYNANLEVPRDQIIEVGLLKSVAGLYLIGTPIAKERYAKQRVVISDLVEMLLASAPASLDSIFLADWGKAGDDDERLRVIVDQVASLTDPGAYTLHARLSSQIES